The genomic window TCAATAATCGTCGGCAATAATTTCAACCTGTCATTTTTCCACCTGTACGCCTGGAACGAATGTTTCCGTACGGTAAATCATTCTGTAGAAGCAACTGAAACAAGGTCATCGGTATATGTTCACTGTGGCCAACCCAGCAGTGCTTAGAAAAGCGCGTGAACCTACGCCGAACATATTTGAGTTCTAGTTTTGTACTAAATTACTCGACAGGCTTACTTTAGAGGACGTACGGGCAAAATCTAAGTCGGTTAACACAGTGCAGGCATACGTTATTGTCGCGCTGCTAACACGTGTTACCTCTGTCCTAGGTATTAGGCTACATAAGTTTCGTTTCATTCAACTACACGGGTACTGACTTCAACGAGCGGCATCCTCAAAATTGTATAAGTTCATTACTTCCACTTGAATATTGTGAGGAAAAATAAACTGTACCAAGGCGATGATGATTCATTTTAATAACTGCATCGTTCACTCACACTGGTTGGACTAATCACATCAGTATTTGAAAAGTGTTTGTAACTGATGTTAGATTTAATTTTACTAGTGTTTGTTGGTTGTTTGAGAATACAGTTCCGATCCTCTTGTAAAGAgtgaaagttaataaaaaaaaatttctttctaaACATCAGTTGATTCTCTCAAAACAAGAAAAACTTTcagtaaattgttattttttaatatgctaCAAATCTCAGCGAGTGTTATGTAGAGGTTGTTCAATTCAAGCATGTTGTTTAAAAATACTAGCTTGTGCAGTTTctctaattaatttattaaaaataattacgtataTACATGAAATAGCATCATGACAAGAATAATCTGCCAGCGGTTAAGAAAACAACATATATTATCTATTAGTGGCCTTTTTTTTGGGCAAAcgtagtttaaaattaaattaaataatacgaAACTAATTTAGGTATTTTTATGATTATCAATACTTTGATTCATTATTAAGGACATGGAAATTATCATAAAATGATATGGTGACAGTTTAATCTACATACATAGAACTAGTCTACTTTCTCACTATGTCTACAATTGGACCAGATGTACCAATGAGAATCTAATCCATTCCAACCCATTACCAtataatacatacataaatacataacatAACAGTCAACGAGCAAGCCTATTGTTACGAGTTTGtaaggatcgtggagtctaaccTAAATATCatatgaattcacgaatttttttatgaatgagtATAATGTAAGATCTATTATTTGTTTatcatattttgttttgtataacGTGCCTTTTTGAAATAACCTTTAATAGTTTACATTTTTTGCAATTATATGAGCCAGGTAATTTACAAAACAAGTAATATCTATTTTggtaagaatatttatttatgctCATATTACAGtgcaatcaatcaatcaatcaatcaatcaatccatcaattaatttattagttggtgatttatttatttgcttatCTTTCTTCAGAGAAGCACAGCGTGTAGGTATCAGGGCAGCAGGAGGGCAGGAGAGGTGTAGCGCATCTGCAGGCTCTGCCCCGCTTGTCACAGGCCGTGCTGATCCTCGCCGTCGCCGTGCTGGCCTGCGCCAACGCCGGAGTGATCCTGGGCGCCCCCGGCCTGATCGGCGCCCCCGGCCTGATCGGCGCCCCCGGCCTGATCGGCGCCCCCGGCCTGATCGGCGCCCCCGGCCTGATCGGCGCCCCCGGCCTGCTGGCCGCTGCTCCGGCGGCCGTGGGCATCGCCCCAGCCCCGGGCTACGTGGCCGTCACCAGGGGAGCCGTGCACGTGGCTCCTCTGCCGGGCAACGTGCCCTATGCCAGCCACCACGTGAACCTGGCCCCCGCCCCCGGCACTCTGTGAGCGGCGACACCACCCACCTCCTCGCTCCCTCCTCCTTATTGTTCATAAATAAACTACAGTAATGTTTTCAACTAtatcggtatttttttttgtaacaacgGACCAAATTGGTGTTTGATGTATTATTCCGACTGTGAACTATAGCGACTGCCCACGAACTCACATTCTAGTAGCACTTCTAAATATATAAATTGACAGTCATTCAGCAAAAATGCTGCAATTGTAGTCAAATGTGCCGGAATTGCAGACAACTACTCTCGTGAGGGCTGGATCACTGGCAACACGAGCTCCTAAGAACCATAGGGAAATTGATACGTCATTTAACAGACGGATAGTCTGACTATATGTTTGTATGCTTTAAGCTCTAATAATAATATGATCATGTTTATCATTTAACCAAACATGTCGATATTACATAATAAATATGGTTCATCAAAGGCTCGTATTTGCTCACTTAACTATGTTGCCCCTAATAATTGGCTATTAGGTACAGTAAATTCTCTTGTTTCCGGAATAAACTAAAAGTTTACTTACAACATTTCAACCAACTTCCCTTATTGCCATAGTGTACAGATGTTCTTCAATTGATTAGCAAAACCTTTCCAAACTAAGGAAGAcaactgtaattttatatgaaagtATGCGGAGTGTATTCGAGCAAAATCCACAATGCCCGCCAAATATATCCTTACGAAAAAATGATAATATTACTTATCACCCCCTCCTTACCCTCCTAAAAGATGAGGAATAAACTAATGTGTtcttaatattgaatttattgaattctaattttaaataaattccagAAACAACTCAGCATGTAGCCAGCAAATAACGTTTCTAATAACAAATACCTTATTTCTGTGAATAATTTGTTGGCAATAGAATTCCccttaatttattaaatgttagttgaTATCCATTTTTGTACAAACTTCTTAGAattaagccaaaataattttttttttttaaatttacatggtGATAAACgggtgagggagggagggggggggagagaaacatTTCATTTTGTCGGAACATTcagataaacaattttttattttatttcgtgaacAATGTATTGTTACTTTTTACTGTGGGTTCGTAAAGgttagcccaattaaagattttattactctACACAGTTTtgttgatggccactacttatgtcacttacagaAATCTtccaaaatggcaaataattaattacacttaaagaaaagtCTATTCccgtcactcgttc from Bacillus rossius redtenbacheri isolate Brsri chromosome 1, Brsri_v3, whole genome shotgun sequence includes these protein-coding regions:
- the LOC134529612 gene encoding adult cuticle protein 1-like, which encodes MYKAVLILAVAVLACANAGVILGAPGLIGAPGLIGAPGLIGAPGLIGAPGLIGAPGLLAAAPAAVGIAPAPGYVAVTRGAVHVAPLPGNVPYASHHVNLAPAPGTL